The following coding sequences lie in one Opisthocomus hoazin isolate bOpiHoa1 chromosome 7, bOpiHoa1.hap1, whole genome shotgun sequence genomic window:
- the ZDHHC22 gene encoding palmitoyltransferase ZDHHC22, whose product MLVLRLLNVVAPAYFLCISLVTFVLQIFLFIPSMFRDLSTTPLLSPALLHGALFLFLSANALGNYVLVIQNSPEDLGKGLNLGAGAEVVADWHWLDGSRSPGSALPSTHFCRLCARVTQRHDHHCFFTGNCIGSRNMRNFIMFCLYTSLACLDSLVAGMAYISAALSMSFANPLAFLTLLPHSISQFFSGALLSSEMFVILMLYLWLGIGLACAGFCCHQMLLILRGQTRYQVRKGMVVRARPWRENLREVFGKRWLLGLLIPVLNVGSDYRRQKEK is encoded by the exons ATGCTAGTTCTCAGGTTGCTCAATGTTGTCGCTCCAGCCTACTTCTTGTGCATCTCCCTAGTGACCTTCGTCCTCCAGATCTTTCTCTTCATCCCCAGCATGTTCAGAGACCTTTCCACCACcccacttctctctcctgctctgctgcatggggccctcttcctcttcctctcagcTAACGCCCTGGGCAACTACGTCCTTGTGATCCAGAACTCCCCCGAGGACTTGGGCAAGGGCTTAAACTTGGGCGCAGGAGCCGAAGTGGTGGCGGACTGGCACTGGCTGGACGGAAGCAGGTCCCCTGGCTCAGCCTTGCCCAGCACTCACTTCTGTAGACTGTGTGCCAGAGTCACCCAGAGGCATGACCACCACTGTTTCTTCACAGGGAACTGCATCGGGAGCAGGAACATGCGAAACTTCATCATGTTCTGCCTCTACACCTCCCTGGCTTGCCTCGACTCCCTGGTGGCAGGCATGGCTtacatttctgctgcactctccATGTCCTTTGCAAACCCGCTGGCCTTCCTCACTCTTCTGCCTCACTCCATCAGCCAGTTCTTCTCAG GAGCTCTCCTTAGCTCTGAGATGTTTGTCATCCTCATGCTCTACCTCTGGCTTGGGATCGGACTGGCCTGCGCTGGCTTCTGCTGCCACCAGATGCTGCTGATCCTGCGTGGGCAGACGCGGTACCAGGTGCGGAAAGGGATGGTGGTAAGAGCCCGGCCCTGGAGGGAGAACCTGCGAGAGGTCTTTGGCAAGAGGTGGCTGCTAGGACTTCTCATCCCCGTGCTGAACGTGGGAAGTGACTACcgtaggcagaaagagaaataa